Sequence from the Mycobacterium florentinum genome:
CATCCTCGAGGCGGCGCAGCCGGGCCACCAATTCCGCCACGTCGGTCACAGTCGTCTCCTCATCGCTGAGTGGCGCAAGCGTCGACGGGCAGGACGATCGCGGCAGCGCCGGTGACCACGACGACCTTGTCGACTAATCCAGTCATCGCTTGATTAGATCGAAGCCGCGGTAGCCGGCGTCGGCCACCTCGGCGCAGATGTCGTTGTAGGTGGCGAATCCGCCGACGAACAGCATGAAGCCCCTGGGCTTTCCGGGCACGTTGGCGCCCATGTACCACGAGTTCGCCTTGGTGAACAATGTCGTCTCGGCACGCCGGGCGCATTCGGCGCCCCAGCCGTCCACGCTGTCCATGGTGGCTTCGATGGCGGCACACCCGTGGCTGTCCAGGTAGCCGACCGTCCGGGCGATCCAGTCCACCTGCGCCTCGGCGTGCAGCACCATGTTCGCGAGCACGGCGGGGGCGCCCGGGCCCGAGATCAGGAACAGATTGGGGAACCCGTCGACGCCCAGTCCGAGATAGGTACGCGGTCCGTGGGCCCAGTCCTCGCGCAGCGTGGCACCGCCACGCCCGACGATGTCGATGCTGCCCAGCGCCCCGGTCATAGCGTCGAAACCCGTTGCCAGCACGATCGTGTCGAGGTCGTAGTGCGTCTCTCCCGCGTTGATGCCCGTCGCGTCGACCGAGTCGATCGGTGTGTCACGGACGCTGACCAGCGTCACATTGGGCTGGTTGAACGTCTGAAAGTAGTTGCTGTCGGTGCAGATTCGCTTCGTCCCGATCGGATGGTCGGTGGGGATCAGCAGATCGGCGACCGCCGGATCGTCGATGACCGCGCGAACCTTCTCCTCGTAGAACATGCGGGCCTCTTCGTTGGCTTCCAGGTCGGTCATCTGGTCCGGAAAGGTCTTCGAGAACAGCACCCCCCCTAGCTGCCATCGTCTTTCGAACGCCGCGCGCCGCTCCGCCCGGGTGAACTGCATCGTCGGCTTGTCCGCGGGGAGGTGCGGCGAGCCGCCGCTACTGCGCCACGACAGCCGGCGCCGCTGCGCATAGCCGGCCTTGATCTCGTCGAGCTCGCCGGCGGACAGCGGTGTGTTGCCGGCCGGGACGCTGTAGTTGGCGCTGCGCTGGAACACGTACAAGTGCGCGGCCTGCTCGGCGATGATCGGAATCGATTGGATACCAGACGATCCCGTGCCGATGACCGCCACCCGCTTGCCGGTGAAGTCGACGGGTTCGTGCGGCCAGTGTGCGGTGTGGTGGATCTTGCCCGAAAAGGTGTCCAGGCCGGCGAAATTCGGGGTCATCGCCGCCGAGAGCGGCCCGGTCGCCATCACACAGAACCGCGCCGAGAGCACCACCCCGGTGTCGGCGGTGACCGTCCAGCGCAGCATCGTCTCGTCGAGCACGGCGGCCAGCACGCGGGTGCCGAAGACGATGTCGCGGCGCAGGTCGAGCTTGTCGGCGACCCAGTTCAGGTAGTCGAGGATCTCGGATTGGGTGGCGTATTTCTCCGTCCAGTTCCACTCCTGCTGGAGTTCGTCGGAGAACGAGTAGCAGTAGTCGACGCTCTCGACGTCGCAGCGTGCGCCCGGATACCGGTTGTAGTACCAGGTCCCGCCGATCTCGGGCGCGGCCTCGAGCACCCGCACCGAAAGCCCCTGCGCGCGCAGCTTGTGCAACGCGTACAAGCCGGCGAACCCGGCGCCCACCACGATCACGTCGAGAGCATCATTCACCAGCAGCACGTTATTGGCCGGTTCGCCGCCGGGCGCCCGCCTTCCCGGTCACCGGACGCTCCGGTCGGGTTCTCCCGGCCATCGGGCCGACGCGGGCGCGGCGCCGGATCGTTCCCGCACGATCGGCGGCATGGCAGAAGTTGCACACCTAGAGGTCGAGCTGGATGGGCGCGGCTACCGGTTGCGCTGGCCGCGCGGCCAGACCCTGATCGATGTGTTGCTCGACGCGGGCATTGACGCGCCCCACTCGTGCCGGGAGGGCCGCTGCGGCTCGTGCGTGGCCACCGTCGTGGCCGGCGAGGTCGACATGGCGGCATGCCAGGTGCTGGGACCCCAGGACGTGCGGGACGGCCTGATTCTGGCGTGTCAGGCCAGGCCGGCGAGTCCGGCTCTGCACATCGAGTTCTGATTCGCATTTCCGCCCGCTCATCGGGATTTCCTTTGGGACGGGCGAGGACTGCGGTAGACCATTACTTAGCCCACACACGTAAGGAAAACGATATGAGCGACCGGGTACTCGACCGGGTAGTGGCCATGGCCGACCAATTGCGCGACCAGGCCGCCGAAGCCGAACAAATTGGCCGGCTTACCGACGACACCGTCAAGCTGATGAAGGGCGCCGGCCTGATCCGGCTGCTGCAAACCAAGCAATACCAAGGCTTCGAGGTCCACCCCCGCGAGTTCGCCGAGACGACCATGGCCACCGCCGCGCTGGATCCGGCCGCCGGCTGGATCGTCGGCGTGGTGGGCGTGCACCCCTACCAGTTGGCGTATGCGGACCCGAAGGTGTCCGCCGAGATCTGGGCCGACGATGTCGACACCTGGATGGCATCCCCGTACGCGCCGCAGGGTGTGGCCAAACCCGTCGACGGCGGTTACCTGTTCAACGGTCGCTGGCAGTTCAGCTCGGGCACCGACCATTGCGACTGGATCATCCTGGGCGCGATGCGCGGCGACGAAAAGGGCATCCCGTTGATGCCGCCGCAGATGTTGCACATGATCCTGCCGCGCAAGGACTACGAGATCGTCGAGGACTCGTGGAATGTGGTGGGGCTGCGCGGAACCGGCTCCAAGGACGTGATCGTCAAGGACGCGTTCGTCCCGGCCTACCGGACGATGGACGCCACCAAGGTGATGGACGGCACCGCCCAGCGCGAGGCCGGCATGACCGAGCCCCTGTATCTGATGCCGTGGTCGACGATGTTCCCGCTGGGCATCTCCGCGGCCACCATCGGCATCGCCGAAGGAGCACTCGCCGCGCACCTGGACTATCAGCGCGAGCGCGTCGGGGCCACCGGCACCGCGATCAAGGACGACCCGTACGTCATGCACGCGATCGGTGAGGCCGCCGCCGACATCAACGCCGCCCGCCAGGAACTGCTGGCCAACGCCGACCGGATCTACGACATGGTCGCGGCCGGCAAGGAGGTGTCGTTCGCCGACCGCGCGGCCGGACGCCGCACCCAGGTGCGCGCGGTGTGGCGCGCGGTGGCAGCGGTCGACGAGATCTTCGCCCGCTCGGGCGGCAACGCCGCCCGAATGGACAAGCCGCTGCAGCGCTACTGGCGCGACGTGCACGTCGGCCAGATGCACGCCATCCATGTCCCCGGTACCACCTACCACGCGGCCGCACTGAGCTCGCTCGGCGTCGAACCCCCAGAGGGTCCGCTACGGGCGTTGATTTAGGAGCCTTCGATGACAGACCTGAAAAGCCTTGGCTACATTACTATTTCGACCCGAGACATCGAACGGTGGCGCCGTTTCGCGTTCGGCGTCCTGGGTTTCGCCGAGGGTAAAGGCCCCGACGAGTCCGCGCTGTATCTGCGGATGGACGAGCGCGCGGCACGGCTGATCGTGGTGCCCGGCGAGACCGATCGGGTGCTGACCATCGGCTGGGAGGTCCGCGACCACCCGGCGCTGCGGCGGATCAAGGCGACCCTCGACGGGGCCGGCGTGCCGTTCAAGCAGCTGTCGGTCGAGGAGGCCGAGGCCCGCCGGGTGGAAGAGGTGATCGCGTTCGACGACCCGGCCGGCACCACACTCGAGGTGTTCCACGGCGCGGTGCTCGACCACAGCCCGGTCGTCACGCCGTTCGGCGCACGATTCGTCACCGGCGATCAGGGCCTGGGCCATGTGGTGGTGCCGGCGATGGATCCCAACGGCGTGTTCGACTTCTACACCGAGGTCCTGGGTTTCCGGTCTCGCGGCGCATTCCGGGTGCCGTTGCCCAAAGAGTTTGGCCCGGTGCGGGTTCGCTTCCTCGGCATCAACGAACGTCATCACAGCATGGCGATCGTGCCGGCCGCGCATATGCGTGACCCGCGCCTGGTCCACATCATGGTCGAGGTCGACACCCTCGACGCGGTGGGCCAGGCTCTGGACCGCGTCAATGCCGAGGGCTTCCAGTTGTCGTCGACGCTGGGCCGCCACACCAATGACAAGATGATCTCGTTCTACGTCCGGGCGCCCGGCGATTGGGACATCGAGTTCGGCACCGAGGGCATGCGGGTCGACGAAAACTATTACACGGCAGAGGAAATCACCGCCGACAGCTACTGGGGTCATCAGTGGGTCGGCGAGATGCCCGCGGCGATGCGGCTATGACGCCTGACACCGACGTCACGCCGATTGCGGCGTCGTCGATTACCGCATGGGATCACGAGGCCGACGTCGTCATCGCCGGATACGGCGTCGCGGGTGCGGCGGCCGCGGTCGAGGCGGCCCGCTCCGGGGCCGACGTTCTGGTGTTGGAGCGCACCGGTTCCTGGGGCGGCGCGGCGGCCATGGCCGGCGGTTTCATCTACCTCGGCGGTGGCACACCCCTGCAAAACGCTTGTGGTTTCCAAGATTCCGTCGAGAACATGGAAGCGTTTCTGAACGTGGCGATGGGACCGGGCGCCGATGCGGACCGGATCGCCGATTACTGCGCCGGCAGCGTCGCGCATTTCGAGTGGCTGGTCGGATGCGGCGTGCCGTTCAAGGCGGAGTTCTTCTCCGAGCCCGGCTGGGAGCCAATGGGTGATCAGGGCCTGATGTACAGCGGCGGCGAAAACTCCTACCCGTTCAACACGATCGCCACCCCCGCTCCGCGCGGTCATGTCCCGCAGATGCAGAACAAGAAGCAGGGCGAAGCCAGCGCCGGCTACATGCTGATGAAGCCCCTCGTCGAAACCGCAACCGCGGCGGGCGCACGCGCGCTCTACGACGTGCGGGTGCAGTGTCTGATCGTCGAGTCCGACGGCAGGGTGGTCGGCATCCGGGCCCGCCAGTACGGCACCGAGATGACGATCCGGGCGCGCACCGGTGTGGTGCTCGCGACGGGAAGCTTCGCCTACAACGATGCGATGGTGGCGCGTTATGCGCCGCGGATCGCCGGACGGCCGGCCGCGTCGATCGAGCAACACGACGGGCAGGCGATCCGGATGGCGCACGCGCTGGGCGCCGATCTGGCCCACATGGACGCCACCGAGGTCGCGATCTTCATCGACCCGCAGCAGCTGGTGCGCGGGATCCTGGTCAACGGCCGTGGCCAGCGCTACGTCGCCGAGGACACCTACCCGGGCCGCGTCGGACAGCTCACGCTCTACCACCAGGACAACACCGCCTACCTGATCATCGACAGCGATGCCCAGGAAGAGGCAATGGCGTCGTGGTCGCCCAAATTCATGCTGCGGGAGGCGACCTGGGTGGCCGACAATGTGGCGGACCTGGAGCGCGACATCGGCCTGGCACCCGGTTCGCTGCAGGCGACCGTCGCCGCCTACAACGAGGGCGCCGCCCGCGGTGAGGATCCGCTGCTGCACAAGAAGCCGGAATGGATCAAGCCGATCGGCACCCCGGTCGGCGCGATCGACCTGCGCGAGAACACCGGCGGTTTCACCCTGGGCGGGCTGGCCACCACGCTGGACGCCGAGGTGCTGCACGTCAGCGGCGAACCCATCCCGGGGCTGTTCGCCGCGGGCCGTTCGACCGCGGGGCTGGCCGCCTGGGGCTATGCCAGCGGCGTCTCTCTCGGTGACGGCAGCTTCTACGGCCGCCGCGCCGGACGCTCGGCCGCCAAGGGCTGAGCTGCGCTGATCTCCCCGCACTCGAAGTGTGTGCGTCGAAGGCTTTGAGTGTGCGTGCTGGGCGAGGTGTCCCGGCGTGTCGCCACCCTCAGCGCGCACTGAACGCCAGCGGGGCACAAGGCGGCGATTTTCCGCGTGGTGTGTGACAGCGGCCACAGGCGTGTGGTAGAAACGAATATTCCTAATAGGAATATGTCAGCCAGACACACATGGAGGACCGATGTCAGGGACCGCGCGCACCGTTGCGACCGCAGAACCCAGCACTCCCACGGCCGTCATCGACCGCATTTCGCTGGTCCTCGACGCGTTCGACGGGCCGGGCCGGCTGACCCTGGCACAGATCGTGCGGCGCACCGGCCTGCCCCGCTCCTCGGCGCACCGGATGCTCGAGCGCCTGGTGCAGCTGCGCTGGCTGCGCCGCAGCGGTCGCGACTACGAGCTCGGGATGCGCTTGGTGGAACTCGGGTCGCTGGCCGTGCATCAGGACCGCCTGGTCCGTGCGGCCGGTCCGCTGCTGGGCGAACTGCACCGCGCCACCGGGCTGGTCGCACACCTGGCGGTGCTGGACGGACCGGATGTGGTCTACCTCGACAAGGTCGGCGACCGCATGGCCGACGCGATCCCCACCCGTGTCGGCAGCCGGCAGCCCGCGCATTGCACCGCCGTGGGCAAGGCGATCTTGGCCTACCGCGACGACGACACCCAGGTCGATCTGCAGGTGCGCAAGACCAAGTATTCGGTCGCCACCAGCTCGCAGCTGGCCGCGGAACTGGCCAAGGTGCGCGCCCACGGCGTCGCATTCGAACGCGAGGAGTCGCTGCCCGGATTCGGTTGTGTCGCAGCGCCCATCGGCGGACCGGGCGAGGCCGTCGCGGCGGTGTCGGTCTGCGGCCCGATGAACCGGATGACGTTCGATCAGCGACTGACCGCACCGGTGCGCATGACGGCGATGGGCATCTGGCGCAACGCCGAGGACGGCCCGCGCCGGGTGGCACCGACCCTGCAGCCGCTGCGTCCGATCCGGCCGGTACGTCCCGCGTTGCAATACGCGTGAATCCGTTCGCCGGCGGCGTCGCGGTCATCACCGGAGCCGGCTCCGGCATCGGCGCGGGCCTGGCCCGTCACGCGATAACACTTGGAATGACGGTGGTGCTCGCCGACATTGACGCCGATGCCGTGGCCGCAGTGCGCGAAGAGCTCTGCGCCGCGGGCGGATCGGCCGTCGACCTGGTGTGCGACGTGCGCGACCCGGATGCGGTCCAGCAGCTCGCCGAGCGCACCTACCGCGATATTGGCCCGGTGCGGCTGCTCGTCAACAACGCGGGCGTCGAGCAGTTCGGCTATCTGTGGGACACGCCCGTCGCCAACTGGCAGCGGGTCGTCGACGTCAACGTCAGCGGAGTGTTCCACGGCGTGCGTGCTTTTCTGCCGAAGATGATGGCCACCGACGCGCCCGCCTGGGTGTGGAACCTGTCGTCGGTCGGCGGCGTGGTGGCAATTCCGCTGCAGGCGCCCTACATCGTGAGCAAGCACGCGGTGCTGGCGTTGACCGAATGTCTGTATCTCGACGTGCGGTCCGCCGGGCACGGCCAGCACATTCACGTGCAGGCGGTGTTGCCCGGCGCCGTGAAATCCAACATCTTCGAATCGGCCGGCGGTGTCGACGCGAGCGGTGACGCCGCGGTGGCCGAGGCGCAGCGCGCGGCGATGCTGGACGTGAAGGCAGCGGCCATGGATGCGCGGGCGGCCGCCGCGACGATCTTCGAGCAGGCCGCCGAGGGTCGCTTCTACCTACTCACCGAACCGGAGTATGTCGGGTCGGCAATGGCGGAGCGAGCGAATGTGCTTGCGACACAGAGCCATCCAGATCCGCGCCGGAAGTGATCAGCTCGGCTGCCCGCTCCGCGATCCCGAGTATCGCCGCGTTCGTCGGCGCCGATACCGGCGAGGGCATCACCGAGGCGTCGACAACCCGCAGGCCGTCAACCCCGTGCACACGCAATTGCGGGTCCACCACCGCAAGGTCGTCCGTACCGATTCGGCACGTGCCGACCAGGTGGAAGAAGGAATCCGTGCTACGCCGCAGGAACGCGCGGCAATCCTCGTCGCTCTGGACTTGTTCGCCGGGAAGAAGTTCCGCACCGCACCAGGGCGTCAATGCGGCGCCATGCGCGATTTCGCGTGCCTGCCGTAACGCCACGACCATCCGAGCGATATCGGTCCCCGGCTCATCGGGCGCACCACCGAAAACACCACGGAGAGCCCCGGACTCGCAC
This genomic interval carries:
- a CDS encoding flavin-containing monooxygenase: MNDALDVIVVGAGFAGLYALHKLRAQGLSVRVLEAAPEIGGTWYYNRYPGARCDVESVDYCYSFSDELQQEWNWTEKYATQSEILDYLNWVADKLDLRRDIVFGTRVLAAVLDETMLRWTVTADTGVVLSARFCVMATGPLSAAMTPNFAGLDTFSGKIHHTAHWPHEPVDFTGKRVAVIGTGSSGIQSIPIIAEQAAHLYVFQRSANYSVPAGNTPLSAGELDEIKAGYAQRRRLSWRSSGGSPHLPADKPTMQFTRAERRAAFERRWQLGGVLFSKTFPDQMTDLEANEEARMFYEEKVRAVIDDPAVADLLIPTDHPIGTKRICTDSNYFQTFNQPNVTLVSVRDTPIDSVDATGINAGETHYDLDTIVLATGFDAMTGALGSIDIVGRGGATLREDWAHGPRTYLGLGVDGFPNLFLISGPGAPAVLANMVLHAEAQVDWIARTVGYLDSHGCAAIEATMDSVDGWGAECARRAETTLFTKANSWYMGANVPGKPRGFMLFVGGFATYNDICAEVADAGYRGFDLIKR
- a CDS encoding FAD-dependent oxidoreductase → MTPDTDVTPIAASSITAWDHEADVVIAGYGVAGAAAAVEAARSGADVLVLERTGSWGGAAAMAGGFIYLGGGTPLQNACGFQDSVENMEAFLNVAMGPGADADRIADYCAGSVAHFEWLVGCGVPFKAEFFSEPGWEPMGDQGLMYSGGENSYPFNTIATPAPRGHVPQMQNKKQGEASAGYMLMKPLVETATAAGARALYDVRVQCLIVESDGRVVGIRARQYGTEMTIRARTGVVLATGSFAYNDAMVARYAPRIAGRPAASIEQHDGQAIRMAHALGADLAHMDATEVAIFIDPQQLVRGILVNGRGQRYVAEDTYPGRVGQLTLYHQDNTAYLIIDSDAQEEAMASWSPKFMLREATWVADNVADLERDIGLAPGSLQATVAAYNEGAARGEDPLLHKKPEWIKPIGTPVGAIDLRENTGGFTLGGLATTLDAEVLHVSGEPIPGLFAAGRSTAGLAAWGYASGVSLGDGSFYGRRAGRSAAKG
- the bphC gene encoding biphenyl-2,3-diol 1,2-dioxygenase, with the translated sequence MTDLKSLGYITISTRDIERWRRFAFGVLGFAEGKGPDESALYLRMDERAARLIVVPGETDRVLTIGWEVRDHPALRRIKATLDGAGVPFKQLSVEEAEARRVEEVIAFDDPAGTTLEVFHGAVLDHSPVVTPFGARFVTGDQGLGHVVVPAMDPNGVFDFYTEVLGFRSRGAFRVPLPKEFGPVRVRFLGINERHHSMAIVPAAHMRDPRLVHIMVEVDTLDAVGQALDRVNAEGFQLSSTLGRHTNDKMISFYVRAPGDWDIEFGTEGMRVDENYYTAEEITADSYWGHQWVGEMPAAMRL
- a CDS encoding 2Fe-2S iron-sulfur cluster-binding protein, with amino-acid sequence MAEVAHLEVELDGRGYRLRWPRGQTLIDVLLDAGIDAPHSCREGRCGSCVATVVAGEVDMAACQVLGPQDVRDGLILACQARPASPALHIEF
- a CDS encoding IclR family transcriptional regulator, producing the protein MSGTARTVATAEPSTPTAVIDRISLVLDAFDGPGRLTLAQIVRRTGLPRSSAHRMLERLVQLRWLRRSGRDYELGMRLVELGSLAVHQDRLVRAAGPLLGELHRATGLVAHLAVLDGPDVVYLDKVGDRMADAIPTRVGSRQPAHCTAVGKAILAYRDDDTQVDLQVRKTKYSVATSSQLAAELAKVRAHGVAFEREESLPGFGCVAAPIGGPGEAVAAVSVCGPMNRMTFDQRLTAPVRMTAMGIWRNAEDGPRRVAPTLQPLRPIRPVRPALQYA
- a CDS encoding SDR family NAD(P)-dependent oxidoreductase — protein: MNPFAGGVAVITGAGSGIGAGLARHAITLGMTVVLADIDADAVAAVREELCAAGGSAVDLVCDVRDPDAVQQLAERTYRDIGPVRLLVNNAGVEQFGYLWDTPVANWQRVVDVNVSGVFHGVRAFLPKMMATDAPAWVWNLSSVGGVVAIPLQAPYIVSKHAVLALTECLYLDVRSAGHGQHIHVQAVLPGAVKSNIFESAGGVDASGDAAVAEAQRAAMLDVKAAAMDARAAAATIFEQAAEGRFYLLTEPEYVGSAMAERANVLATQSHPDPRRK
- a CDS encoding GMC oxidoreductase encodes the protein MVVALRQAREIAHGAALTPWCGAELLPGEQVQSDEDCRAFLRRSTDSFFHLVGTCRIGTDDLAVVDPQLRVHGVDGLRVVDASVMPSPVSAPTNAAILGIAERAAELITSGADLDGSVSQAHSLAPPLPTRHTPVR
- a CDS encoding acyl-CoA dehydrogenase family protein; translation: MSDRVLDRVVAMADQLRDQAAEAEQIGRLTDDTVKLMKGAGLIRLLQTKQYQGFEVHPREFAETTMATAALDPAAGWIVGVVGVHPYQLAYADPKVSAEIWADDVDTWMASPYAPQGVAKPVDGGYLFNGRWQFSSGTDHCDWIILGAMRGDEKGIPLMPPQMLHMILPRKDYEIVEDSWNVVGLRGTGSKDVIVKDAFVPAYRTMDATKVMDGTAQREAGMTEPLYLMPWSTMFPLGISAATIGIAEGALAAHLDYQRERVGATGTAIKDDPYVMHAIGEAAADINAARQELLANADRIYDMVAAGKEVSFADRAAGRRTQVRAVWRAVAAVDEIFARSGGNAARMDKPLQRYWRDVHVGQMHAIHVPGTTYHAAALSSLGVEPPEGPLRALI